The genomic DNA AAACGGCAATGCAGCATGGAAGGTGTATAAAAAACTACATGGGGAAAATAAAAAACGTGAATTATATATTTTTCACACGAATAACGAAGAAATAAAGGTAATTGAGCAGCCATATATAGGAGTGCGAAGAAGAGTATGAGATTTCAAATGGATGACCACTTGCCTCTAGTATCTGTTGAGATTGAATACAATGGGAACAAAAAGATATCCAATAACGTATTGCTTGATACCGGCTGCTCTTCAACCATTTTAGATACAGATTTATGTGAAGAAGTCGGATTGATGCTCGATTTAGAAAAGGCCATTACACGAAAGATGTATGGAATTGGCGGTACGGAAATATGCATTGAGCAAAAAATATACGGTATGAATATTGACGAGTTTCAACTTAATAATTTCACTATACAGCTCGGCGATGTTAGAGAAATGCATGGGTTTGACGGCATCATCGGCAGTGACTTCTTTCTTGCAAATAAATTAATCATCGACTTTGAAAATATGGAAGTGCGAAAAAATTAGGTTAAGGTAACCACTACTACATCATATTATTCTGCCATCACCATCCTAGCCACGTTGAGTGTGTCTCGCAACTCATGTTAATTGAAGGCTTTACCCTTATGGAAGTTGCTACCAAGGTAATAAATCGAAATAAAACAAGCTCCACTAAAGTCAATGTTTTAGTGGAGCTTGTTCTTTTTTGGTAAACTAAGAATGGGTTGGTCTTACTCTGTTAAAAGTAGGGGGGGAAAGGTTTTTGAACGAATTACAATTATTTAGTGAACTACATAAATTTTTAAATAGTTTAGGTGCAATGGAGTATACGCTTGCGCCCAAGACTTTAACCTTAGGATATAAGCCCCGCCGTTTCGGTGTAAAAAGTTCAAAGTTTGCCACTTTATATGGTGAAAAAAGCTAAAACTGTTTAATACTTCATGTCGATCCAGGCAATAAAGAATCTATTAAAGGAGAAATGATTCAAAAGGAAGTTCAGGAACTCCTGCATTTTAATATCAAAGAATTAAGAGGTTTTGTCTTAAAAAAACATGAAGTTTATATTCCATTTGAAGTAATTGACACAAAGGGAAAATTTGTAGAATTAAAAGATTTTGTTCGCAGGCAGTTTATATCTATTGTTAGAAAATAATCGAGGATCATTCGAGTCAATCCCACACTGCATATATGCAGCTGCCCTTTAATAAAAATAAGAAGAATCTAATGAAGCTTTCATATGATGGACAACTTATTAAAACAAATGTCTTTATGGGTCTTTGTGGAAGGTTATTAAAATTAGCGATGTAACTTTACAATTGACTTGCGGAACTTGGAGTTAATTCCTTCGGATAATAGCCTCTAAGCTTGAGAGAATCAGTCTATCTATAGAGTACGCCAACAAATAAGGTAAGAGAAATTACAAAGCCTGAAAATAGGACAACTTCTTTGGAAATAATAGAAGGGAAACTTTTAACAAGGTTTTTACCATGATAAACTAGATGAAATGAGGTTTTAAACTGTTTAACTAGAAAGGAAGATGGTATTAAGTGATGCTGCCGCTTTATAGTAATGGGTTTAAAATAATTATGCACATGTTAATACTGGTGTCAAAAAGGAATTTAGCACATTAATAAAGAATATTTTCCATAATTAAAACTCCTTTTGAAAATTACTTGAAAAAGATATAAGGGAGGTAGTGAGTTTGGATTCATTAAAGGATACAAGATGGAGACAGAGGTTTGAAAATTTCGAAAGGTCATTTAAACTTTTAGAAAAATATTCTACGCAGGATATTAAAAGTGAGTTAGAAAGAGCCGGTATCATTCAATTCTTTGAAATGACATTTGAGTTATCTTGGAAAGTATTAAAAGATTATTTGGAATCTCAAGGTTATGACGTGAAAAGTCCAAGAGAAACAATAAAACAAGCATTTCAAATTGGATTAATCGAAGAAGGACATCCTTGGATGGATGCCTTATCTAAAAGAAATTTAACCACTCATACTTATGATGAAGTACTTGCAATAAAATTTGTTGGTGAAATTATCGAAATTTATGTCCCGATTTTTAAATCCCTTTATGTCAAGCTTTCTAAGGAATGATATTATGTTTGGACTTTTAGAGTTAGATTTAGAATATATCCAAATGGCCATGAAAAAATTTAATGAAATAGACAGGGCTGTTATTTTTGGCAGCAGGGCTATGGGAAATTTTAAAAAAGGGTCAGATGTTGATATTTCAATATATGGCCAAAATATTACGAATGAAACTCTTTACAGGCTGAATGATCTTCTTAACGAGGAATACCCACTTCCTTATTTTTTTGATATCCTTCATTATGAAGGAATAAATAACATAAATTTAAAAAACCATATTGATACTTATGGAAGTGAAGTGTACAAAAAAATGGATAGCAATATTATTAGTAAGGTAATTAAAGACTCTTAAGTATTATGCGAGATTATCCATTGGAGTAAAAATGAATCATGAAGCAAAAAAAGCGGGCTCCCCCGCTTTTTTTGTTTTCCAATTTTCAATTCTTACTAATTTTTAAAAAAAATTCAGGCAGATTGCCAACAGACCAACAGACTATTTATAATAGAATTAGAACTTTAGATTGAGGAGCTAAGTATTATGTCAGGATATAAAAAAACGCCAAATGCAAAACCGATTATTAATATCACATTAACGGATGAATTATTAAAAAGAATAGAAGATTATCGATATAACGAAAGAATTCCAAGCCGGTCACAAGCAATTTCTAACCTAATTGAATGTGCGTTTAATAGTCTAGAAGGTAAAAGCGAAAAAAGGTCAAGAAGGTAAAGTAAAATCTTTACTCCGTGGTTTTAGAGTATGAAAGGAGAAATATAGTGACAAAACACCTTGAAGCAGTAAATACGCTTAAGTATGCCACCGTTGAAAATGCTTATCGCTATCGCCCTATTATGAGATTCTTGTTTGAACAGTATGATAAATTTCGCTATTACATCAAAACAGAGGAAATTTTAGGCTATATTAAAACCCTAAATATATTAGATGAACATTACTCAGAAGAACAATTATATCAAGATATGAAAACCCTTGAATCATGGGATTGTGTAATATCAAGGCATGACAAAGAAATGGTTTATACCATTGAAGATTTCAAAAAGAAACGTTTAAAGTTCCAAATCACGCCCCTCGCTTACGAAATTGAAAATACACTTAAGAAATTAGATGAGTTAGATGAAGTGTTAACAGGTTCTTTAGAAAGCAAAGAGTTTGAACGTATTTTAAAAGATATTGAAACCATATCAAAATCGAACCTTGATTCAGATAAAAATGAAGTGTTATTTGAACACTGGATTACTTTGATGCGAAGATTAGAAAATTTAAAACGCAATGCAGCAAACTATCTATCACACATCAAAAGTGATAAAGCTGAGCAATTGTTTAAAACGGAAGAATTCTTATTGTATAAGGAAAAATTTACAGACTATCTAGGTAAGTTCATTCTATCGATGAAAAAAACGCGTTACAAGATTTCACGTGCATTGGAGTGGATTCAAGAATCATTTGTCGATTCATATATAGAACGAATGATTGAATATTTTTCTACGATACCTACTATAGATG from Robertmurraya sp. FSL R5-0851 includes the following:
- a CDS encoding aspartyl protease family protein, whose product is MRFQMDDHLPLVSVEIEYNGNKKISNNVLLDTGCSSTILDTDLCEEVGLMLDLEKAITRKMYGIGGTEICIEQKIYGMNIDEFQLNNFTIQLGDVREMHGFDGIIGSDFFLANKLIIDFENMEVRKN
- a CDS encoding nucleotidyltransferase substrate binding protein codes for the protein MDSLKDTRWRQRFENFERSFKLLEKYSTQDIKSELERAGIIQFFEMTFELSWKVLKDYLESQGYDVKSPRETIKQAFQIGLIEEGHPWMDALSKRNLTTHTYDEVLAIKFVGEIIEIYVPIFKSLYVKLSKE
- a CDS encoding nucleotidyltransferase family protein; this translates as MFGLLELDLEYIQMAMKKFNEIDRAVIFGSRAMGNFKKGSDVDISIYGQNITNETLYRLNDLLNEEYPLPYFFDILHYEGINNINLKNHIDTYGSEVYKKMDSNIISKVIKDS